In Anolis carolinensis isolate JA03-04 unplaced genomic scaffold, rAnoCar3.1.pri scaffold_14, whole genome shotgun sequence, the following proteins share a genomic window:
- the LOC100564690 gene encoding toll-like receptor 2 — translation MPCAWGSRVPLLVLLLLLVPHSSRAPVPSGCHVPSAGRASCRGQNLIRVPPDLPETLEALDLSYNKIRRISAGDFAALTRLKSLDLRYNDLSYVDDDAFASNLLLEQLDLFNNSLLTIPSNALKDLKRLKVLSMSNNLYPRSALDGVFGGLKDLEELSMGGPAILTVGSEDFQPLADIPLKKFALKTASSLTEYQPGAFATLTTESLWCDIALDRNPGALPRMLRDLWGKPLRYLRFRNLFEFTYYNHPADIFSNLERVDARELVFFRGKFNENLLRLILLNVQKTTVQDLSFISIDFARSPQRAKPDVGIANLTLRSLVLKDISNPDILRFDWTFTWFSGVSFLSVLNVNFNFVPCDAWKEMRNVAALNISNNRLLDEYIYNELCSYVDIVPKLEEFNVSYNRVTRLRTVSRLTAAWPRLSVLDLSHNQIGNDDNSPCRWSPTLVWLGLAYNAVTTMEIFRCLPVTLRFLDLSHSQLERLELSYFEAAVDLRELRLSGNKLKFIPTAWKGPSLEVLTVDGNSFGAIGRGSFANMPRLSRLQAGNNPYHCVCELHSFLREALSKGKLTITDWPENWTCYHPERLLDTPVADYAPWVTECDVTVVVAITVSVTAAVVGAATLLCWRFDVPWYLRATFRIVRSKYRSGHPSGQPSRRFTYHAFVSYSHSDADWVRKELLLRLEATRPPYRLCVHERDFTPGRWVIDNIVDSIERSRKVVFVLSRSFVDSDWCNYELYFAHQRAVGLGFEDVVLVVKEAVDPQALPRKFCKLRKLLSAKTYLEWPAEPGRQAFFWAQLAAVLGKAEKGVQRPEGEAAAGQTPEGQPGGGGSSAVDAPAS, via the coding sequence ATGCCATGTGCCTGGGGGTCCCGTGTCCCCCTCCTcgtgctgctgctcctgctggtGCCCCACTCATCCCGCGCCCCCGTTCCCTCCGGTTGCCACGTCCCTTCCGCTGGACGAGCCTCCTGCCGGGGCCAGAACCTGATTCGGGTCCCTCCGGACCTCCCGGAAACACTGGAAGCCTTGGACTTGTCCTACAACAAGATCCGGCGCATCTCCGCCGGGGATTTCGCGGCCTTGACCCGCCTCAAGAGCCTCGATTTGCGCTACAACGACCTCTCGTACGTTGACGATGACGCCTTCGCATCCAACTTGTTGTTGGAGCAGTTGGACCTCTTCAACAACTCGTTGCTGACGATCCCGTCCAATGCGCTGAAGGACCTCAAGAGGCTGAAGGTCTTGTCCATGTCCAACAACTTGTATCCCCGCTCGGCGTTGGACGGGGTCTTTGGCGGCTTGAAGGACCTGGAGGAGCTTTCCATGGGGGGTCCGGCCATCTTGACGGTTGGCAGCGAGGATTTCCAACCGTTGGCGGACATCCCGTTGAAGAAATTCGCCTTGAAGACGGCCTCGAGCTTGACCGAGTACCAGCCGGGGGCCTTCGCTACGCTGACGACAGAGTCCTTGTGGTGCGACATCGCTTTGGACCGAAACCCTGGCGCTTTGCCCCGAATGTTGCGGGATTTGTGGGGAAAACCTTTGCGCTACTTGCGCTTCCGCAATCTCTTCGAGTTCACTTATTACAACCACCCGGCGGACATCTTTTCCAACCTGGAGCGTGTCGACGCCCGCGAGCTGGTCTTCTTCCGGGGGAAATTCAACGAGAACTTGCTCCGTTTGATCCTCCTCAACGTCCAGAAGACCACCGTCCAGGACCTCTCCTTCATCTCCATCGATTTCGCTCGGTCGCCACAACGGGCCAAGCCGGACGTCGGCATCGCCAACTTGACCTTAAGGAGCTTAGTGCTGAAGGATATCAGCAACCCGGACATTCTGCGCTTCGACTGGACCTTCACGTGGTTCTCCGGCGTGAGCTTCTTGTCCGTACTCAACGTCAACTTCAACTTCGTCCCGTGTGACGCCTGGAAGGAGATGCGCAACGTCGCCGCGCTCAACATCTCCAACAACCGGCTTCTCGACGAGTATATCTACAACGAGTTATGCTCCTACGTGGACATCGTGCCCAAATTGGAAGAGTTCAACGTGAGCTACAACCGAGTGACCCGACTCCGAACTGTGTCGCGACTGACCGCCGCTTGGCCACGTTTGTCCGTCTTGGATTTGAGCCACAACCAAATCGGCAACGACGATAATTCGCCGTGCCGTTGGAGCCCAACACTCGTTTGGTTGGGTTTGGCCTACAACGCGGTGACCACGATGGAGATATTCCGGTGTTTGCCCGTCACGTTGCGCTTCCTCGATCTCTCGCATTCGCAACTGGAGCGGCTCGAATTGAGTTATTTCGAAGCGGCCGTCGACCTCCGAGAACTGCGTTTGAGCGGCAACAAGCTCAAGTTCATCCCGACCGCGTGGAAAGGCCCGAGTCTGGAAGTCCTAACCGTGGACGGAAACTCCTTCGGGGCCATCGGGCGAGGATCCTTCGCCAACATGCCGCGGTTGTCGCGACTCCAGGCCGGCAACAATCCCTATCACTGCGTCTGCGAGTTGCACAGTTTCCTCCGGGAGGCTCTTTCCAAGGGGAAGCTGACCATCACGGATTGGCCGGAGAACTGGACGTGCTACCACCCCGAACGGCTCCTGGACACGCCGGTGGCGGATTACGCCCCGTGGGTCACCGAGTGCGACGTCACGGTCGTGGTGGCCATCACGGTCTCGGTCACGGCCGCCGTGGTGGGGGCCGCCACGTTGCTGTGTTGGCGCTTCGACGTCCCGTGGTACCTGCGGGCCACGTTCCGCATCGTCCGGTCCAAGTACCGCTCCGGCCACCCGTCCGGCCAGCCTTCGCGCCGCTTCACTTACCACGCCTTCGTCTCCTACAGCCACTCGGACGCCGACTGGGTGCGGAAGGAGCTGCTGCTGCGGCTGGAGGCCACCCGGCCACCCTACCGGCTCTGCGTCCACGAGCGGGACTTCACCCCCGGCCGGTGGGTCATCGACAACATCGTGGACAGCATCGAGCGCAGCCGCAAGGTGGTCTTCGTGCTCTCCCGCAGCTTCGTGGACAGCGACTGGTGCAACTACGAGCTCTACTTCGCCCACCAGCGGGCCGTGGGCTTGGGGTTCGAGGACGTGGTGCTGGTGGTCAAGGAGGCCGTCGACCCCCAGGCCCTGCCCCGCAAGTTCTGCAAGCTGCGCAAGCTGCTCAGCGCCAAGACCTACCTGGAGTGGCCGGCCGAGCCCGGGAGACAGGCCTTCTTCTGGGCACAGCTGGCCGCCGTCCTGGGAAAGGCCGAGAAGGGCGTCCAGCGGCCGGAGGGAGAGGCCGCGGCCGGACAGACACCCGAGGGGCAGCCGGGGGGCGGAGGCAGCAGCGCAGTGGACGCTCCCGCCAGTTAG